TATCCCATGAAGCATTACTCTTTTAATAATGCAGAAGAACTGATCTCTAAAATGCAACACTACTCCACTTTATATGCCCAGGAGAATCAGAAGAAAAAAAAGAGCTCTACATTCAAGGCATTCAGCAGGGCACTCTTTTCTTTTATAAAAAATTATATTTTTCAAAAAGGTTTTTTGTATGGGTATGAAGGGCTGCTTATTTCCGTATCCAATGCGAATGGAGTGTTTTATAAATATATTAAATTATTGGAAAAAAATAGAAAATGACTGTTTCCCTGATCATTACGACCTATAACTGGCCACAGGCACTGGAACTTGTGCTGAAAAGCGTGATGGAACAAAGTATAGTACCCAATGAGATCGTTATTGCAGATGACGGTAGTGGTCCCGGAACCGCAGAGCTTATTCAGCGTATTGCAAAAGAGTGTATCGTACCGGTCTATCATGCCTGGCAGGAAGATGAAGGATTCCGTGCAGCCAGTGTGAGAAACAAGGCAATACGTCAGGCAAACAGTGACTATCTTGTCCTGATAGATGGAGACATGATACTTCATCCGAAATTCATGGAAGACCATTTGAAACAGGCGAAAAGCAATACCTTTATTCAGGGCTCGAGAGTACTGTTGACAGAGCATAGAACACAAGAGGTGTTACTGCATAAAGTATACCGTTTTTCTTTTTTTTCACAGGGACTTCAAAATCGTAAAAATGCAATTCATTCGAATATATTATCGAAAATATTCTCACAAAGGCGAAGTACTCTCAAAGGGATCAAGACATGCAATTTTTCCCTCTATAAAGAGGATGCCTATAAGGTAAACGGTTTTAATGAAGCATTTATAGGATGGGGGAGAGAAGACAGTGAGTTCGCTGCAAGACTGATGAATGCAGGTATTGAAAGAAAGGATGTGAGGTTTAATGCAATTGCATATCACCTGTATCATCGTGAAAATACTCGTGTATCTCTACCGCTGAATGATCAGATACTGGAGGATACGATTGTATTAAAAGAAAAGTGGTGTGCTAAGGGACTGGTATGAAAATATTCATTGAACTCCCTACCTGGCTCGGTGATGCAGTGATGGCTACACCTGCTATTGAAAATATTGTCAGGCACTATCCGGAATGTGAGCTTATTATTTTCGGTTCCTTTCTCTCCACTCAGCTGTTCCTGGATCACCCCAATGTCAAAGAGATCGTTGTGGACAAAAGCCGAAGCGAGGGGAACAGGTATCTAAACCTTTACAAACAGGCCAGGGAGATAGGCAAGATTGACATCGCCATATCGTTCAGAAGCAGTTTCAGTACGAAGTTCCTCTTCTGGTTTCTTGATGCATCCCAAAAATGCATCTATCGCAAAGATAAACATATCGAAAAGCATCAGGTGCTGCGTTACAACGATCTTATCAACAGCTGTCTGGGTTTACAAACCACACCGGGTACATTGAAGATATATCAACGGAAAGTGTTATCGAAAAAAAGTGATAGAAAAACATTGGGTATCAACCCCGGTGCAACGTATGGAAGTGCCAAGCGCTGGTACCCTGAAAAGTTTGCCGAGGTAGCCATTGTGCTTTCCGACAGGTATGATATTGTGATCTTTGGTGGCCCGAATGAAACAGATATCGCAGTAGATATAGAAGAAGAATTGAGAAAATCCGGTGTCCAGAATTATATGAACCTTGCCGGAAAAACAACTATTC
This DNA window, taken from Sulfurovum lithotrophicum, encodes the following:
- a CDS encoding glycosyltransferase family 2 protein, with translation MTVSLIITTYNWPQALELVLKSVMEQSIVPNEIVIADDGSGPGTAELIQRIAKECIVPVYHAWQEDEGFRAASVRNKAIRQANSDYLVLIDGDMILHPKFMEDHLKQAKSNTFIQGSRVLLTEHRTQEVLLHKVYRFSFFSQGLQNRKNAIHSNILSKIFSQRRSTLKGIKTCNFSLYKEDAYKVNGFNEAFIGWGREDSEFAARLMNAGIERKDVRFNAIAYHLYHRENTRVSLPLNDQILEDTIVLKEKWCAKGLV
- the waaF gene encoding lipopolysaccharide heptosyltransferase II; translated protein: MKIFIELPTWLGDAVMATPAIENIVRHYPECELIIFGSFLSTQLFLDHPNVKEIVVDKSRSEGNRYLNLYKQAREIGKIDIAISFRSSFSTKFLFWFLDASQKCIYRKDKHIEKHQVLRYNDLINSCLGLQTTPGTLKIYQRKVLSKKSDRKTLGINPGATYGSAKRWYPEKFAEVAIVLSDRYDIVIFGGPNETDIAVDIEEELRKSGVQNYMNLAGKTTIPELIDRISQLDLFITGDSGPMHVAAAFQVSTVALFGPTKDKETSQWKNPKGIIVKKEMACAPCMKRTCPLKHHECMKFIKAEDVLKAVKQLT